The proteins below come from a single Comamonas antarctica genomic window:
- the hutI gene encoding imidazolonepropionase translates to MQHSPALAALPSADGCWQPVALAPWLCAPDVPVGAGEPACIAVEHGRIAWVGPRAALPTAFAHLPRQRGEGRLATPGLVDCHTHLVYGGERSHEFALRLAGASYEEIARAGGGILATVSATRAASEDELLAQALPRLQQLLAEGVCAIEIKSGYGLDLAHERRQLRVARQLGAHCGVTVRTSFLGAHALPPEYAGRSQAYIDRVCNEMLPALAAEGLVDAVDAYCERIAFSLAETEQVFLAARHLGLPVKLHAEQLSNMEGAALAARHGALSCDHIKHLFTQGIAAMRAAGTVAVLLPGAFHTLRDTQRPPIAALRAAGVPMAVATDHNPGTSPCLSLLLMANMACTLFGLTVPEALAGITRHAARALGLQHTHGLLAAGRPADFVLWPVQHAAELPYWLGHKPSCGIVRQGRIAA, encoded by the coding sequence ATGCAGCATTCCCCTGCCCTCGCCGCGCTGCCCTCGGCCGACGGTTGCTGGCAGCCGGTCGCGCTCGCGCCCTGGCTGTGCGCGCCCGATGTGCCCGTGGGCGCCGGCGAACCCGCCTGCATTGCGGTCGAGCACGGCCGCATTGCCTGGGTCGGCCCGCGGGCCGCCCTGCCGACAGCGTTCGCCCATCTGCCGCGGCAGCGCGGCGAGGGCCGGCTGGCCACGCCGGGCCTGGTCGATTGCCACACCCACCTGGTCTATGGCGGCGAGCGCTCCCATGAATTCGCGCTGCGGCTGGCCGGCGCGAGCTACGAGGAGATCGCGCGCGCGGGCGGCGGCATCCTGGCCACGGTCAGCGCGACGCGCGCTGCCAGCGAGGACGAATTGCTGGCGCAGGCGCTGCCGCGGCTGCAGCAACTGCTGGCCGAGGGCGTGTGCGCCATCGAGATCAAGTCGGGCTATGGCCTGGATCTCGCGCACGAACGAAGGCAGCTGCGCGTCGCCCGGCAGCTGGGTGCGCACTGCGGCGTGACGGTGCGCACCAGCTTTCTCGGCGCCCACGCGCTGCCACCCGAGTACGCGGGCCGCAGCCAGGCGTACATCGATCGGGTCTGCAACGAGATGCTGCCGGCGCTGGCCGCCGAAGGCCTGGTCGACGCGGTCGATGCGTATTGCGAGCGCATCGCGTTCTCGCTTGCCGAAACCGAGCAGGTGTTCCTCGCGGCGCGGCACCTCGGCCTGCCGGTCAAGCTGCATGCCGAGCAGTTGTCCAACATGGAGGGCGCGGCGCTGGCGGCGCGCCATGGCGCGCTGTCTTGCGACCACATCAAGCATCTGTTCACGCAGGGCATTGCCGCCATGCGTGCCGCGGGCACGGTGGCGGTGCTGCTGCCGGGCGCGTTCCACACGCTGCGCGACACGCAGCGCCCGCCGATCGCGGCGCTGCGCGCGGCCGGCGTGCCCATGGCCGTGGCCACCGACCACAATCCCGGCACCTCGCCCTGCCTGAGCCTGCTGCTGATGGCGAACATGGCATGCACCTTGTTTGGCTTGACGGTGCCCGAAGCGCTGGCCGGCATCACGCGCCATGCGGCGCGCGCGCTGGGCCTGCAGCACACGCATGGGTTGCTGGCCGCGGGCCGGCCCGCGGACTTCGTGCTCTGGCCGGTGCAGCATGCGGCCGAACTGCCCTACTGGCTGGGCCACAAGCCGTCCTGCGGCATCGTGCGCCAGGGGCGCATTGCCGCATGA
- the hutU gene encoding urocanate hydratase: MKELAGLPAAGHRHDPARVVRAPRGAPLSCRNWQIEAAYRLLQNNLDAQVAERPEDLVVYGGIGRAARNWECYDQILASLRRLEADQTLLVQSGKPVGVFRTHQNAPRVLLANSNLVPRWATWEHFHALDRKGLMMFGQMTAGSWIYIGAQGIVQGTFETFAEAGRQHYGGDLTGRWILTAGLGGMGGAQPLAGVLAGACVLAVECQQSRIDMRLRTRYVDQQARDLDHALALVAQRTAQGKAASVALCGNAAEIYPELVRRARAGGIRPDLVTDQTSAHDLVHGYLPAGWNVAQWRAAADDPAEHARLVDAAAHSCAAQVRAMLDFHAMGIPTVDYGNNLRQVARDAGVQNAFDFPGFVPAYIRPLFCAGKGPFRWVALSGDPEDIYRTDARIKQLFPEDLHTHRWLDMARERIAFQGLPARICWLGLGERHRAALAFNAMVQSGALRAPIAIGRDHLDGGSVASPNRETEAMLDGSDAVSDWPLLNALLNTASGATWVSLHHGGGVGMGYSQHAGMVAVADGTPEAAQRLERVLWNDPASAVMRHADAGYPEAQACARRHGLDLPMQR; this comes from the coding sequence ATGAAAGAGCTTGCAGGCTTGCCTGCCGCCGGCCACCGGCACGACCCTGCGCGCGTGGTGCGCGCGCCGCGCGGCGCACCGCTGAGCTGCCGCAACTGGCAGATCGAAGCCGCCTACCGCCTGCTGCAGAACAACCTCGACGCCCAGGTTGCCGAGCGCCCCGAAGACCTGGTGGTCTACGGCGGCATCGGCCGCGCCGCGCGCAACTGGGAGTGCTATGACCAGATCCTGGCCTCGCTGCGCAGGCTCGAAGCCGACCAGACGCTGCTGGTGCAGTCGGGCAAGCCGGTGGGCGTGTTCCGCACGCACCAGAACGCGCCGCGCGTGCTGCTGGCCAACTCCAATCTGGTGCCGCGCTGGGCGACGTGGGAACACTTCCACGCGCTGGACCGCAAGGGCTTGATGATGTTCGGCCAGATGACGGCCGGCAGCTGGATCTACATCGGCGCGCAGGGCATCGTGCAGGGCACCTTCGAGACCTTTGCCGAAGCCGGCCGACAGCATTACGGCGGCGATCTCACCGGCCGCTGGATCCTCACCGCGGGCCTGGGCGGCATGGGCGGCGCGCAGCCGCTGGCCGGCGTGCTCGCCGGCGCCTGCGTGCTGGCCGTCGAATGCCAGCAAAGCCGCATCGACATGCGCCTGCGCACGCGCTACGTGGACCAGCAGGCACGCGATCTCGACCATGCGCTGGCGCTGGTCGCGCAGCGCACCGCGCAGGGCAAGGCCGCCTCGGTGGCGCTGTGCGGCAATGCCGCCGAGATCTACCCCGAACTGGTGCGCCGCGCCCGGGCCGGCGGCATCCGCCCAGATCTCGTCACCGACCAGACCTCGGCGCACGACCTGGTGCACGGCTACCTGCCCGCGGGCTGGAACGTGGCGCAGTGGCGCGCCGCGGCCGACGACCCGGCCGAGCACGCGCGCCTCGTGGACGCGGCCGCGCACAGCTGTGCCGCGCAGGTGCGCGCGATGCTCGACTTCCACGCGATGGGCATTCCCACCGTCGACTACGGCAACAACCTCCGCCAGGTGGCGCGCGATGCCGGCGTGCAAAACGCGTTTGACTTTCCCGGCTTCGTGCCGGCCTACATCCGGCCGCTGTTCTGCGCGGGCAAGGGGCCGTTTCGCTGGGTCGCGCTGTCGGGCGATCCCGAGGACATCTACCGCACCGACGCGCGCATCAAGCAGCTGTTTCCCGAAGACCTGCACACCCACCGCTGGCTCGACATGGCGCGCGAACGCATTGCCTTCCAGGGCCTGCCGGCGCGCATCTGCTGGCTTGGCCTGGGCGAGCGCCACCGCGCGGCGCTGGCCTTCAATGCGATGGTGCAAAGCGGCGCGCTCAGGGCGCCCATCGCCATAGGCCGCGACCACCTCGACGGCGGCTCGGTGGCCAGCCCGAACCGCGAAACCGAAGCCATGCTCGATGGCAGCGATGCCGTCTCGGACTGGCCGCTGCTCAATGCGCTGCTCAACACCGCCAGCGGCGCCACCTGGGTCAGCCTGCACCACGGCGGCGGCGTGGGCATGGGCTACTCCCAGCACGCGGGCATGGTGGCCGTGGCCGACGGCACGCCCGAGGCCGCACAGCGCCTGGAACGCGTGCTCTGGAACGACCCGGCCAGCGCCGTCATGCGCCATGCCGATGCCGGCTATCCCGAAGCCCAGGCCTGTGCCCGCCGCCATGGGCTGGACCTGCCCATGCAGCGCTGA
- a CDS encoding TonB-dependent siderophore receptor — translation MRAMQPLFPPAPIALAAALALATPLLAAAQPAASGNAGAPGVGTPGVGTPAAGVPTASSQPLGAALGELSAATGTPIGFAPALVAGKTARTFSAGVTTRQALDQLLAGTGLIAVPEGRGFIIKAAPAAGETAALGTVTVTAQANRDGTTEGTGSYTQTGPTRTATGLSLTLRETPQSVSVMTRQRMDDFKLETLADVMEQTPGIAVYRQGNATDFQARGTSVNLQTDGMAQVSSGWYYLTSTLFSLDDMAEIDRIEVLKGSSGLVVGKGNYGATVNMIRKRPTREFQASARASAGSWDTYRAQADISGPLNEAGTLRGRLVASAMDAGSFRDYEKSNSQMLFGALEADLSPDTQLNVGMTYRQREASGIGTTQPIQRYTRAGAEVPWMPRSFNAGAPWGGYEQETLNLFGSLEQRLAHDWKAELKFSHQRATMDDMKAGYFYDQDRASFGRWADMNNDNWSVNLDVHGPFTLWGRTHELLAGAGISRFSGSAKLPLNPLSLVPLADLGVRFAQGGAALREPDYGNLNWGDNSFNQKQRYVYAAGRFQLGDPLQLIAGLRVTTFEELDTTPYWWNSDMKESGVLTPYAGLVYELNRNVSLYGSYANIFQPQTSQTEQGTALPPEKGNTFELGAKGEFLDRRLNASLALYWMKTRNTGEETGGLTPGGDTAYRAVSSATRHGWELEMSGELARGWQAQGSVVQQNSSLNGATAYPEYQLKLGTTYRFQQGALSGLTVGAATRWQGKTSVSNAAATLAQEGYALLDLMARYQVDRNLSFSINVNNATDRKYLAGMTNFSAAGLFYTWGAPRSVNLGVRYDY, via the coding sequence ATGCGCGCCATGCAGCCTCTTTTTCCTCCCGCCCCGATTGCCCTTGCCGCAGCGCTTGCGCTGGCCACTCCCTTGCTGGCTGCGGCCCAGCCCGCTGCCAGCGGCAACGCCGGGGCGCCGGGCGTCGGAACGCCGGGCGTCGGAACGCCTGCCGCCGGCGTCCCCACCGCCTCGTCGCAGCCGCTGGGCGCGGCGCTTGGCGAACTGTCCGCGGCCACGGGCACGCCCATCGGCTTCGCGCCGGCGCTGGTGGCCGGCAAGACCGCGCGCACCTTCAGCGCCGGCGTCACGACGCGCCAGGCGCTCGACCAACTGCTCGCGGGCACGGGCCTCATCGCCGTGCCCGAAGGCCGCGGCTTCATCATCAAGGCCGCGCCCGCCGCCGGTGAAACCGCGGCGCTGGGCACCGTCACCGTGACCGCCCAGGCCAACCGCGACGGCACGACCGAGGGCACGGGCAGCTATACCCAGACCGGCCCGACGCGCACCGCCACCGGCCTGAGCCTCACGCTGCGCGAGACGCCGCAGTCGGTGAGCGTGATGACGCGCCAGCGCATGGATGACTTCAAGCTCGAGACGCTGGCCGACGTGATGGAGCAGACGCCGGGCATCGCCGTGTACCGCCAGGGCAATGCCACCGATTTCCAGGCGCGCGGCACCAGCGTCAACCTGCAGACCGACGGCATGGCGCAGGTCAGCAGCGGCTGGTACTACCTCACCAGCACGCTGTTCTCGCTTGACGACATGGCGGAGATCGACCGCATCGAGGTGCTCAAGGGCTCGTCCGGCCTGGTGGTCGGCAAGGGCAACTACGGCGCGACCGTCAACATGATCCGCAAGCGGCCGACGCGCGAGTTCCAGGCCAGCGCGCGCGCCAGTGCCGGCAGCTGGGATACGTACCGCGCCCAGGCCGACATCAGCGGCCCGCTCAACGAGGCCGGCACGCTGCGCGGCCGCCTGGTGGCATCGGCCATGGATGCGGGGAGCTTTCGCGACTACGAGAAAAGCAACAGCCAGATGCTGTTTGGCGCGCTCGAGGCCGATCTGTCGCCCGACACCCAGCTCAATGTCGGCATGACGTACCGGCAGCGCGAGGCCAGCGGCATCGGCACCACCCAGCCGATCCAGCGCTACACCCGTGCAGGCGCCGAAGTGCCCTGGATGCCGCGCTCGTTCAACGCCGGTGCGCCCTGGGGCGGCTACGAGCAGGAAACGCTCAATCTGTTCGGCAGCCTGGAGCAGCGCCTGGCCCACGACTGGAAGGCCGAGCTCAAGTTCTCGCACCAGCGCGCCACCATGGACGACATGAAGGCCGGCTATTTCTACGACCAGGACCGCGCCAGCTTTGGCCGCTGGGCCGACATGAACAACGACAACTGGAGCGTGAACCTGGACGTCCATGGCCCGTTCACGCTGTGGGGCCGCACCCATGAGCTGCTGGCGGGAGCGGGCATCTCGCGCTTCAGCGGTTCCGCCAAGCTGCCGCTCAACCCGCTGTCGCTGGTGCCGCTGGCCGACCTGGGCGTGCGCTTCGCCCAGGGCGGCGCGGCCTTGCGCGAGCCCGACTACGGCAATCTCAACTGGGGCGACAACAGCTTCAACCAGAAGCAGCGCTATGTCTATGCGGCGGGCCGCTTCCAGCTCGGCGATCCGCTGCAGCTCATTGCCGGGCTGCGCGTGACCACGTTCGAGGAGCTCGACACCACGCCCTACTGGTGGAACTCCGACATGAAGGAAAGCGGCGTGCTCACGCCCTATGCCGGGCTGGTCTATGAACTGAACCGGAATGTCTCGCTGTATGGCAGCTATGCCAATATCTTCCAGCCGCAGACCAGCCAGACCGAGCAGGGCACGGCGCTGCCGCCGGAAAAAGGCAATACCTTCGAGCTCGGCGCCAAGGGCGAGTTTCTCGACAGGCGTCTCAATGCAAGCCTGGCGCTGTACTGGATGAAGACGCGCAACACCGGCGAGGAAACCGGCGGCCTGACGCCGGGTGGCGACACCGCCTACCGCGCCGTGTCCTCGGCCACGCGGCATGGCTGGGAGCTGGAAATGTCGGGCGAACTGGCGCGCGGCTGGCAGGCGCAGGGCAGCGTGGTGCAGCAAAACAGCTCGCTGAACGGCGCCACCGCCTATCCCGAATACCAGCTGAAGCTGGGCACGACCTACCGCTTCCAGCAAGGCGCGCTGTCGGGCCTGACGGTGGGCGCGGCCACGCGCTGGCAGGGCAAGACCTCGGTCAGCAATGCGGCGGCCACGCTGGCGCAGGAGGGCTATGCGCTGCTCGATCTGATGGCGCGCTACCAGGTCGACCGCAATCTGTCGTTCAGCATCAACGTCAACAACGCGACCGACAGGAAATACCTGGCCGGCATGACCAACTTCAGCGCCGCGGGCCTGTTCTACACCTGGGGTGCGCCGCGCAGCGTGAACCTGGGCGTGCGCTACGACTATTGA
- a CDS encoding formimidoylglutamate deiminase, giving the protein MNAAAAPVRALWAEDALLPEGWARAVLLQWDAAGQLTQVGRGLPAPPGVARAAGPLLPGMPNLHSHAFQRALAGLAEFRGAQADSFWSWRERMYAFATRITPEALEAIATWLYLEMLEAGYTSVCEFHYLHHGIGGKPYADDATLSLALLRTAARVGIGITLLPVLYQTGNFGAPPLPEQARFLRSTDDLLALLQRLAPIARAQGAALGLAPHSLRAVPRESLRAGVAGLHALLPHAPVHIHIAEQVREVRDCLAWSGQTPVQWLLDHAPVDARWCLVHATHMTPGESAGAARSGAVAGLCPSTEANLGDGIFDLPQWRAHGGRWGIGSDSQVCVNAAEELMLLEYSQRLQRGERNVLGTDAQPQVATAMLLQAVAGGARACGRPVAGLCAGQQADFVVLDARHVALCGLPAESALAGHVFASQRSSAVHAVWVAGKPRVQSGGHALRAGAQAAFVHARRELLGGAAQ; this is encoded by the coding sequence ATGAATGCCGCGGCGGCGCCGGTGCGCGCGCTGTGGGCCGAGGACGCGCTGCTGCCCGAGGGCTGGGCGCGCGCTGTGCTGCTGCAGTGGGATGCGGCCGGGCAGCTGACGCAGGTCGGCCGCGGCCTGCCCGCGCCCCCGGGGGTGGCGCGCGCGGCCGGGCCGCTGCTGCCCGGCATGCCCAACCTGCACTCGCATGCGTTCCAGCGCGCATTGGCGGGCCTGGCCGAATTCCGCGGTGCGCAGGCGGACAGCTTCTGGAGCTGGCGCGAGCGCATGTATGCGTTTGCCACCCGCATCACGCCCGAGGCGCTCGAAGCGATTGCCACCTGGCTCTATCTCGAGATGCTCGAGGCCGGCTACACCTCGGTGTGCGAGTTCCACTACCTGCACCACGGCATCGGCGGCAAACCCTATGCCGACGACGCCACGCTGAGCCTGGCGCTGCTGCGGACCGCCGCCCGCGTGGGCATAGGCATCACGCTGCTGCCCGTGCTCTATCAGACCGGCAATTTCGGCGCGCCGCCCCTGCCCGAACAGGCGCGTTTCCTGCGCAGCACCGACGACCTGCTGGCCCTGCTGCAGCGGCTCGCTCCCATCGCCCGGGCCCAGGGCGCGGCGCTGGGCCTGGCGCCGCACTCGCTGCGCGCCGTGCCGCGCGAAAGTCTGCGCGCGGGCGTCGCGGGGCTGCATGCCCTGCTGCCGCACGCGCCGGTGCATATCCACATCGCCGAGCAGGTTCGCGAGGTGCGCGATTGCCTCGCCTGGAGCGGCCAGACACCGGTGCAATGGCTGCTGGACCACGCGCCCGTCGATGCGCGCTGGTGCCTGGTGCATGCGACCCACATGACACCCGGGGAATCTGCGGGCGCGGCGCGCAGCGGCGCGGTGGCGGGGCTGTGCCCCAGCACCGAGGCCAATCTGGGCGACGGCATCTTCGATCTGCCGCAATGGCGCGCGCACGGCGGCCGCTGGGGCATTGGCTCGGACAGCCAGGTCTGCGTCAATGCCGCCGAGGAACTGATGCTGCTCGAATACAGCCAGCGCCTGCAACGCGGCGAACGCAATGTGCTGGGCACCGACGCGCAACCACAGGTCGCCACCGCGATGCTGCTGCAGGCCGTGGCCGGCGGCGCCCGGGCCTGCGGCCGGCCGGTGGCCGGTCTGTGTGCCGGCCAGCAGGCGGATTTCGTGGTGCTCGATGCGCGCCATGTCGCGCTGTGCGGATTGCCCGCCGAAAGCGCGTTGGCCGGCCATGTGTTTGCGAGCCAGCGCAGCTCGGCCGTGCACGCGGTGTGGGTGGCCGGCAAGCCGCGCGTGCAATCCGGCGGCCACGCGCTGCGCGCCGGCGCGCAGGCGGCGTTCGTGCACGCGCGCCGCGAGCTGCTCGGGGGCGCGGCTCAATAG